In one Umezawaea sp. Da 62-37 genomic region, the following are encoded:
- a CDS encoding SDR family oxidoreductase, which translates to MSQVTVVTGGSRGIGAATVRRLAALGHHLAIGYRQARTEADVLVHDIEAAGGRAVAIRVDTTSADDVDALFDTAATALGPITGLVNNAGVTSPAGNLADLRVEDLRAVVDVNLVGALLCARRAAQDLTEGGAIVNVSSAAATLGSPGEYVHYAAAKAAVDALTIGLAKELGPRGIRVNCVAPGTVRTDIHTTSGIPDRPDRMAAVIPLRRAGEPDDIAAAITWLLSPEASFTTGAVLRVAGGL; encoded by the coding sequence ATGAGTCAAGTAACCGTGGTCACCGGCGGCAGCCGCGGCATCGGCGCCGCGACCGTCCGCAGGCTCGCCGCACTGGGGCACCACCTCGCCATCGGCTACCGCCAGGCCAGGACGGAGGCGGACGTGCTCGTCCACGACATCGAGGCCGCGGGCGGCCGCGCCGTCGCCATCCGCGTCGACACCACCTCCGCGGACGATGTGGACGCGCTGTTCGACACCGCCGCGACCGCCCTCGGCCCCATCACCGGCCTGGTCAACAACGCGGGCGTCACCAGCCCCGCGGGCAACCTGGCCGACCTGCGCGTCGAAGACCTCCGCGCGGTCGTCGACGTCAACCTCGTCGGCGCCCTCCTGTGCGCCCGCCGCGCCGCCCAGGACCTGACGGAGGGCGGCGCCATCGTCAACGTCTCCTCCGCCGCGGCCACCCTCGGCAGCCCCGGCGAGTACGTCCACTACGCGGCCGCGAAAGCCGCCGTCGACGCCCTCACCATCGGCCTCGCCAAAGAACTCGGCCCACGCGGCATCCGCGTCAACTGCGTCGCCCCCGGCACCGTCCGCACCGACATCCACACCACCTCCGGCATCCCCGACCGCCCCGACCGCATGGCCGCCGTCATCCCCCTGCGCCGCGCGGGCGAACCCGACGACATCGCTGCCGCCATCACCTGGCTCCTGAGCCCGGAGGCGTCGTTCACCACGGGGGCGGTCCTGCGAGTCGCGGGAGGGTTGTGA
- a CDS encoding CGNR zinc finger domain-containing protein — MHFNPYGGVAAELAATLVNALVTADPPLSSDELVATLREHGYRPAGVLDARDMTLLTAWAHRLAGVFAGEGDRVDSLNALLAESATQPYVSRHDGRAPHLHFAREEGPMVDRLRAYTAAGLAHAFCQDPDRLGRCDRAGCGVVYVDTSRNGRRRFCSTRCANRVHVAGHRDRRAG, encoded by the coding sequence GTGCATTTCAACCCTTACGGCGGGGTGGCCGCCGAACTCGCGGCCACCCTGGTGAACGCCCTGGTCACCGCCGACCCGCCGCTGTCGTCGGACGAGCTGGTCGCGACGCTCCGCGAGCACGGCTACCGGCCCGCGGGCGTGCTCGACGCGCGCGACATGACGCTGCTCACGGCGTGGGCGCACCGCCTGGCGGGGGTGTTCGCCGGTGAGGGCGACCGGGTGGACTCGCTCAACGCGCTGCTGGCGGAGTCCGCGACCCAGCCCTACGTCTCCCGGCACGACGGGCGCGCGCCGCACCTGCACTTCGCCCGTGAGGAGGGGCCGATGGTCGACCGGTTGCGCGCCTACACCGCCGCCGGGCTCGCGCACGCGTTCTGCCAGGACCCCGACCGCCTCGGCCGGTGCGACCGGGCGGGGTGCGGGGTGGTCTACGTCGACACCTCCCGCAACGGCCGCCGCCGGTTCTGCTCGACCCGGTGTGCCAACCGGGTGCACGTCGCCGGGCACCGCGACCGCCGCGCGGGCTGA
- a CDS encoding aldo/keto reductase, producing MALDSYVSLGRSGLKVSPFALGAMTFGDEGGLGSGVPESEAILRAYLDRGGNFVDTANFYGNGHSEKILGDFFARHPGVRDRVVLATKFFGNLHRGDPNGGGAGRKAIIDQLEQSLRRLRTDYVDLYWLHNWDDSTPMEETLRTLDDLVTAGRIRYVGFSNTPAWFTAQAHTTALLRGWTPVTALQVEYSLLARTVEGELIPLARDAGMGVTPWSPLKNGFLSGRYTRHDSSPAGTTRAAVVGAPTDDQYTVIEALAGVAEEVGVGSAAVALAWLRGRPGVSSTLIGPRTLAHLESSLAGLEVVLTAGQVDRLDRVSAPALNYPAELNRATGAMLKYAGAAVDGRESTVYPPLLQDTRY from the coding sequence GTGGCACTCGATTCCTACGTCAGCCTCGGCCGGTCCGGCCTCAAGGTGAGTCCTTTCGCCCTGGGGGCGATGACCTTCGGTGACGAGGGCGGTCTCGGCTCCGGGGTGCCGGAGTCGGAGGCGATCCTGCGGGCGTACCTCGATCGCGGCGGCAACTTCGTCGACACCGCCAACTTCTACGGCAACGGCCACTCCGAGAAGATCCTCGGCGACTTCTTCGCCCGCCACCCCGGTGTGCGCGACCGGGTCGTGCTGGCCACGAAGTTCTTCGGCAACCTGCACCGCGGCGACCCCAACGGCGGCGGGGCCGGGCGCAAGGCGATCATCGATCAGCTGGAGCAGTCGCTGCGCAGGCTGCGCACCGACTACGTGGACCTGTACTGGTTGCACAACTGGGACGACTCCACGCCCATGGAGGAGACCCTGCGGACGTTGGACGACCTCGTCACCGCGGGCCGGATCCGCTACGTGGGGTTCTCCAACACCCCGGCCTGGTTCACCGCGCAGGCGCACACCACGGCGTTGCTGCGGGGCTGGACGCCGGTGACCGCGTTGCAGGTCGAGTACTCGTTGCTGGCCCGCACGGTGGAGGGTGAGCTGATCCCGCTGGCGCGCGACGCCGGGATGGGTGTCACCCCGTGGAGCCCGCTGAAGAACGGGTTCCTATCCGGGCGCTACACCAGGCACGACTCCAGCCCGGCCGGTACGACGCGGGCGGCGGTGGTGGGTGCGCCGACCGACGACCAGTACACGGTGATCGAGGCGCTGGCCGGGGTCGCCGAGGAGGTCGGGGTGGGGTCCGCCGCAGTCGCGCTGGCCTGGTTGCGCGGGCGTCCCGGTGTCAGCTCGACCCTCATCGGGCCTCGGACCCTGGCCCATCTCGAGTCGAGCCTCGCCGGGTTGGAGGTGGTGCTGACGGCCGGGCAGGTCGATCGGCTGGATCGGGTGTCGGCTCCGGCGTTGAACTACCCGGCCGAGCTGAACCGGGCGACCGGGGCGATGTTGAAGTACGCGGGCGCCGCGGTGGACGGTCGCGAGTCGACGGTGTACCCGCCTCTGCTCCAGGACACGCGCTACTGA
- a CDS encoding PadR family transcriptional regulator: MYRRTNTLGLAVLGLLRERDMHPYEMASTLRERHQEASVKLNYGSLYTVVEALLKHDLVHAVGTLREGNRPVRTVYGLTDAGRAELHDWLRELIAEPAKEYPRFEAGVALIGLLPPDEAIGLCERRADTLDAQLVALREVMVALGEQGLPQLAWIELEYRVAMARAERDWVRWFATTARAGGLGGQEFWRDLHAGDRAGNVRTTREDDHG, translated from the coding sequence GTGTACCGCCGTACCAACACGCTGGGGCTGGCCGTGCTGGGGCTGCTCCGGGAACGCGACATGCACCCCTACGAGATGGCCTCCACGCTGCGCGAACGCCACCAGGAAGCGAGCGTCAAGCTCAACTACGGGTCGCTGTACACCGTGGTCGAGGCGCTGCTCAAGCACGATCTGGTGCACGCGGTGGGCACGCTGCGCGAGGGCAACCGACCCGTGCGCACCGTCTACGGCCTCACCGACGCCGGGCGCGCGGAGCTGCACGACTGGTTGCGCGAGCTGATCGCGGAACCGGCCAAGGAGTACCCGCGGTTCGAGGCGGGGGTGGCCCTGATCGGTCTGCTGCCGCCCGACGAGGCGATCGGGCTGTGCGAACGCCGCGCGGACACCCTCGACGCGCAGCTGGTGGCGCTGCGGGAGGTCATGGTGGCGCTGGGCGAGCAGGGGCTGCCGCAGCTGGCGTGGATCGAACTGGAGTACCGGGTCGCGATGGCGCGCGCCGAGCGGGACTGGGTGCGGTGGTTCGCGACCACGGCGCGGGCGGGCGGGCTGGGCGGGCAGGAGTTCTGGCGGGATCTGCACGCGGGTGACCGGGCCGGGAACGTGCGCACGACCAGGGAGGACGACCATGGCTGA
- a CDS encoding sucrase ferredoxin, whose translation MAVNEPRCSAFSEVLAEPEAGTAATAKAWVCLEQPGPWGGDALLESHLDVDLGAELIRRSRGTGVRVLLIRRPGMHADRHLPQRRRVYLASCAPGASWLERADVSSPEELLRLDFAALGAGRSTGFGTPVAGPLLLVCTNGRRDVCCALYGRPVVAELAARHGDAVWECTHTGGHRFSPTGVLLPSGYLYGRVDAEFGEELLTTDEGVVVRRCRGRSYWSKAGQAAEVAVRELVGERADVLEVDPERRRDEGGWTVLVRHRDGREWRVGVAERALPPARPTSCGKEPAVPTALVVTSVDQLVPVA comes from the coding sequence ATGGCCGTGAACGAGCCGCGCTGCTCCGCGTTCTCCGAGGTACTGGCCGAGCCCGAGGCCGGTACCGCCGCCACCGCCAAGGCCTGGGTGTGTCTCGAGCAGCCCGGACCGTGGGGTGGGGACGCCCTGCTGGAGAGCCATCTCGACGTCGACCTGGGCGCGGAGCTGATCCGCCGTTCGCGCGGCACCGGGGTGCGGGTGCTGCTGATCCGCCGTCCCGGCATGCATGCCGACCGGCACCTCCCCCAGCGCCGTCGGGTCTACCTCGCGAGCTGCGCGCCGGGTGCCTCGTGGCTGGAGCGCGCCGACGTGTCCTCGCCGGAGGAGCTGCTGCGGCTGGACTTCGCCGCGCTGGGCGCCGGGCGGTCCACCGGGTTCGGTACGCCGGTCGCAGGTCCGCTGCTGCTGGTGTGCACGAACGGGCGGCGCGACGTGTGCTGCGCCCTCTACGGACGTCCCGTCGTGGCGGAGTTGGCCGCGCGGCACGGGGACGCGGTGTGGGAGTGCACGCACACCGGCGGGCACCGGTTCTCCCCCACCGGTGTGCTGCTGCCGTCGGGGTACCTCTACGGGCGGGTGGACGCGGAGTTCGGCGAGGAGCTGCTGACCACCGACGAGGGTGTGGTGGTGCGGCGGTGCCGGGGCCGGTCGTACTGGTCGAAGGCCGGGCAGGCGGCCGAGGTCGCCGTGCGCGAGCTGGTCGGCGAACGGGCCGACGTGTTGGAGGTCGATCCCGAGCGGCGGCGTGACGAGGGCGGGTGGACGGTGCTGGTGCGCCACCGCGACGGCCGGGAGTGGCGGGTCGGGGTGGCGGAGCGGGCGTTGCCGCCCGCGCGGCCGACCAGTTGCGGCAAGGAGCCCGCGGTGCCGACGGCGTTGGTCGTGACCAGCGTGGATCAGCTCGTGCCGGTGGCCTAG
- a CDS encoding 50S ribosomal protein L11 methyltransferase, which translates to MDHSAFVLANTHPQPVPLVPEIVLRGADDVIALWEATDETAPPFWAFPWAGGQALARYLLDHPHLVEGRRVLDLAAGSGLVAIAARLAGAGDTTANDIDPRSAAAVTLNAALNDTTVHVVTADLLDEGSTDFDVVLAGDVFYDRDMAARVLPFLRAAADRGATVLVGDPQRAHLPHAEFTVLAGYDVPVHGALESAEVKHTTVLTPK; encoded by the coding sequence GTGGACCACTCCGCGTTCGTCCTGGCCAACACCCACCCCCAACCCGTCCCGCTCGTCCCCGAGATCGTGCTGCGCGGCGCCGACGACGTCATCGCCCTCTGGGAGGCGACCGACGAGACCGCCCCGCCGTTCTGGGCGTTCCCCTGGGCGGGCGGCCAAGCGCTGGCCCGCTACCTGCTCGACCACCCGCACCTCGTCGAAGGCCGCCGCGTCCTCGACCTGGCCGCCGGATCCGGACTCGTCGCCATCGCCGCCCGCCTCGCCGGGGCAGGCGACACCACGGCCAACGACATCGACCCCCGCTCGGCCGCCGCCGTCACCCTCAACGCCGCCCTCAACGACACCACCGTCCACGTCGTCACCGCCGACCTGCTCGACGAGGGGTCGACGGACTTCGACGTCGTGCTCGCGGGCGACGTGTTCTACGACCGCGACATGGCCGCCCGCGTGCTGCCCTTCCTGCGCGCCGCCGCCGACCGCGGCGCGACGGTGCTGGTAGGAGACCCGCAGCGGGCGCACCTGCCGCACGCGGAGTTCACCGTGCTCGCCGGCTACGACGTCCCGGTGCACGGCGCGCTGGAGAGCGCGGAGGTCAAGCACACCACCGTCCTCACCCCAAAGTGA
- a CDS encoding cadmium resistance transporter, with amino-acid sequence MDLGVIGQAVGMFAVTNIDDLLILALFFGRARGAGRIVVGQYLGFGGILVVSVVGALGATLLPESVRPWLGLLPIALGIKAFLRRDDDDGDPDETGPGVLAVAGVTLANGGDNVGVYVPVFSSSGHLVVYVVVFLVLVGVWCAAGRFLATRPVVARALARWGHVLLPVVLVGVGVLILVEGFF; translated from the coding sequence GTGGATCTCGGCGTGATCGGGCAGGCGGTCGGGATGTTCGCCGTGACCAACATCGACGACCTGCTCATCCTCGCGTTGTTCTTCGGGCGGGCGCGGGGTGCGGGGCGGATCGTGGTCGGGCAGTACCTGGGGTTCGGCGGGATCCTGGTGGTGTCGGTGGTCGGCGCGCTGGGGGCGACGCTGTTGCCGGAGTCGGTGCGGCCGTGGTTGGGGTTGTTGCCGATCGCGTTGGGGATCAAGGCGTTCCTGCGGCGCGATGACGACGACGGTGATCCGGACGAGACGGGGCCCGGTGTGCTGGCCGTGGCGGGGGTGACGTTGGCCAACGGGGGCGACAACGTCGGGGTGTACGTGCCGGTGTTCAGCAGTTCAGGGCACCTTGTCGTGTACGTGGTGGTGTTCCTGGTGCTGGTCGGCGTGTGGTGCGCCGCGGGGCGGTTCCTGGCGACGCGGCCGGTGGTGGCACGGGCGTTGGCGCGGTGGGGGCACGTGCTGCTGCCGGTGGTGCTGGTGGGGGTGGGTGTGCTGATCCTGGTGGAGGGGTTCTTCTAG
- a CDS encoding TetR/AcrR family transcriptional regulator, with translation MTPRRDLLCDTAISVLAGEGGRGLTHRAVDRRAGVPLGTTKNYFPTRESLLQAAANRMTDLHVAAVRMLRDTTPAGVTATDVAELYPALLRRAIADPTQLLAMVELYLEAVRRPGVRAELSRMAVANAEASAQLHQVAGLPSTTADAGVLDAYFLGVALSLLALPQDALHTVGLVDTHALGLGLFSAAVPRGPGS, from the coding sequence GTGACACCCCGCCGCGACCTGCTGTGCGACACCGCCATCTCCGTCCTGGCGGGCGAGGGCGGTCGCGGCCTGACCCACCGCGCCGTGGACCGCCGCGCGGGCGTCCCGCTGGGCACGACCAAGAACTACTTCCCGACCAGGGAGTCGCTGCTGCAGGCCGCGGCCAACCGGATGACCGACCTGCACGTCGCCGCCGTGCGCATGCTCCGCGACACGACCCCCGCCGGGGTGACCGCCACCGACGTCGCCGAGCTCTACCCGGCCCTGCTGCGGCGCGCGATCGCCGACCCCACCCAGCTGCTGGCCATGGTCGAGCTGTACCTGGAGGCCGTGCGCCGCCCCGGCGTGCGGGCCGAACTGAGCCGGATGGCCGTCGCCAACGCCGAAGCCTCCGCACAGCTGCACCAGGTGGCTGGCCTGCCCAGCACCACCGCCGACGCGGGGGTGCTCGACGCCTACTTCCTCGGCGTCGCGCTCTCGCTGCTCGCCCTGCCGCAGGACGCGCTGCACACCGTCGGCCTGGTCGACACCCACGCCCTGGGCCTCGGCCTGTTCTCCGCCGCCGTCCCGCGCGGACCGGGCTCCTAG